One Streptomyces sp. ML-6 genomic region harbors:
- the fxsT gene encoding FxSxx-COOH system tetratricopeptide repeat protein, which translates to MPGTRKQVGATGGQTVTISFAGFNRAWAAWIGDRLERRGVTVVQQRWDPPVEMPLEESLRDLTLSRGQVLVILSDWYFQLGPRGHEEWNRALREVVAPDPDRFAAVCVTTSALPGATSALGAADLTNVGAEEAERRLLVRLGLPTDPLPEAAEARPGPRYPADTPEVWGGVPRRNTRFTGRDELLATTYEALQDAGSGAGVVTLHGMSGVGKTQLAAEYVYRFGSEYDVVWWVPADRRALYRQKLAELAPELGLATGVEYGERLRAVRDALRRGEPHSHWLLVLDGADEPEHIWDLVPTGPGHVLITSRNPEWSEHNSNLVEVPVYDRDESVAFIRRRAPRLTPNEAHQLAEALEDLPLLLDQTAGWLNDSDMSVEEYIELLEGGIDQDVVKVSADFPLAFQTAWSILLNKLKETVPESVDLLRLCSFFAPGSIPVRLLREMPPGNLPEQLSGLMNDPLLWNRAIGQLRQYSVVRLESHETAGEEASSGESLYMHRMVHQIVGKDMPERDRDEFIDVVRGALAAADPGRPHDTRLWPSYAEITPHLKWADVLMSTDPAVHGLVLNCLRYMYLSGEYRAGIKLGERAMKAWRELLGENHPRVWDLSHHYANLLRAVGDYAGTEAIERAAVDHLREERGAQDLEHLRAAGGLAADLRGLGRYDEALEMSTRILASYRELLGDQDSRTLSAQNNLAMSLRLLGRYEESLDLNRRTLEARRQVLRPRHSWTLYSEIHYATDLRLLGRYGEALSLQNQSVRVHRLVMGQDNPQTLRAEHNLALCQYRSGERSKAAALFTRVLERSERVLGENDPLTMMFAASQSFFAREHADIDQARAISEKVVDGYADMLGEEHPYVAGTRANHALILRNVGERDQAHALLEQALADMTRAVGEHHPWTLGCAINASALRNLVGDPESAAALTDAVGTRATEVLGRLHPLTLSARIAHAADLRGLRERQRADKVETEALEDLRATLGDQHVHTVSARSRNRPYWDFEPQMI; encoded by the coding sequence ATGCCCGGAACGCGTAAGCAAGTTGGAGCAACCGGGGGGCAAACCGTCACCATCAGTTTCGCCGGTTTCAACCGTGCCTGGGCGGCGTGGATCGGGGACCGGCTGGAGCGGCGCGGGGTGACGGTCGTCCAGCAGCGCTGGGACCCGCCGGTGGAGATGCCGCTGGAGGAGTCGCTGCGCGACCTGACGCTCTCCCGCGGCCAGGTCCTGGTGATCCTCAGCGACTGGTACTTCCAACTCGGCCCGCGCGGCCACGAGGAGTGGAACAGGGCGCTGCGCGAGGTCGTCGCCCCCGACCCGGACCGCTTCGCCGCCGTCTGCGTCACCACCTCCGCCCTGCCCGGCGCCACCTCGGCCCTCGGCGCGGCCGACCTGACCAACGTCGGCGCCGAGGAGGCCGAGCGCCGGCTCCTGGTCCGGCTGGGCCTGCCCACCGACCCGCTGCCCGAGGCGGCCGAGGCCCGGCCGGGGCCCCGGTACCCGGCCGACACCCCCGAGGTGTGGGGCGGGGTGCCGCGCCGCAACACCCGGTTCACCGGCCGCGACGAGCTGCTCGCCACGACGTACGAGGCCCTCCAGGACGCGGGTTCCGGCGCCGGGGTCGTGACCCTGCACGGCATGTCCGGCGTCGGCAAGACGCAGCTGGCGGCGGAGTACGTCTACCGGTTCGGCTCCGAGTACGACGTCGTGTGGTGGGTGCCCGCCGACCGCCGCGCCCTCTACCGCCAGAAGCTCGCCGAACTCGCCCCCGAACTGGGCCTGGCCACCGGCGTCGAGTACGGGGAGCGGCTGCGGGCGGTGCGCGACGCGCTGCGCCGCGGCGAACCGCACTCCCACTGGCTCCTGGTCCTGGACGGCGCGGACGAACCCGAACACATCTGGGACCTGGTCCCCACCGGTCCCGGGCACGTGCTGATCACCTCCCGCAACCCGGAGTGGAGCGAGCACAACAGCAACCTCGTCGAGGTCCCGGTCTACGACCGCGACGAGTCGGTCGCCTTCATCCGCCGCCGCGCACCACGCCTGACCCCGAACGAGGCCCACCAGCTCGCCGAGGCCCTCGAAGACCTCCCGCTGCTCCTCGACCAGACCGCCGGCTGGCTCAACGACTCCGACATGTCCGTCGAGGAGTACATCGAACTCCTCGAAGGCGGCATCGACCAGGACGTCGTCAAGGTCTCCGCCGACTTCCCGCTCGCCTTCCAGACCGCCTGGTCGATACTGCTGAACAAGCTCAAGGAGACCGTCCCGGAATCCGTCGACCTGCTGCGGCTGTGCAGCTTCTTCGCCCCCGGCTCCATCCCCGTGCGGCTGCTGCGGGAGATGCCCCCCGGCAACCTGCCGGAACAGCTCTCCGGCCTGATGAACGACCCGCTGCTGTGGAACAGGGCGATCGGCCAGCTCCGCCAGTACTCCGTGGTCCGCCTGGAGTCCCACGAGACGGCCGGCGAGGAGGCCTCGTCCGGCGAATCGCTCTACATGCACCGCATGGTCCACCAGATCGTCGGCAAGGACATGCCGGAACGGGACCGCGACGAGTTCATCGACGTGGTCCGCGGGGCCCTCGCCGCCGCGGACCCCGGCCGCCCCCACGACACCCGGCTGTGGCCCTCCTACGCCGAGATCACCCCGCACCTGAAGTGGGCCGACGTACTGATGAGCACCGACCCGGCCGTGCACGGCCTGGTGCTCAACTGCCTGCGCTACATGTACCTCTCCGGCGAGTACCGGGCCGGCATCAAGCTGGGCGAACGCGCGATGAAGGCCTGGCGGGAACTCCTCGGCGAGAACCACCCCCGGGTCTGGGACCTCAGCCACCACTACGCGAACCTGCTGCGGGCCGTCGGCGACTACGCCGGGACGGAAGCCATCGAACGCGCCGCCGTGGACCACCTGCGCGAGGAACGCGGCGCCCAGGACCTGGAGCACCTGCGCGCCGCCGGCGGCCTCGCCGCCGACCTGCGGGGCCTGGGCCGGTACGACGAGGCCCTGGAGATGTCGACCCGGATCCTGGCCTCCTACCGCGAACTGCTCGGCGACCAGGACTCGCGCACGCTCAGCGCGCAGAACAACCTCGCCATGTCGCTCCGACTGCTCGGCCGCTACGAGGAATCCCTGGATCTGAACCGGCGGACCCTGGAGGCCCGGCGGCAGGTTCTGCGCCCCCGGCACAGCTGGACGCTCTACTCCGAGATCCACTACGCCACCGACCTGCGGCTGCTCGGCCGGTACGGCGAGGCCCTGTCGCTCCAGAACCAGAGCGTCCGGGTGCACCGCCTGGTCATGGGCCAGGACAACCCGCAGACCCTGCGCGCCGAGCACAACCTCGCGCTGTGCCAGTACCGTTCGGGGGAACGCTCCAAGGCCGCGGCCCTGTTCACCCGGGTCCTCGAACGGTCCGAGCGGGTGCTCGGCGAGAACGACCCGCTGACGATGATGTTCGCGGCCAGCCAGAGCTTCTTCGCCCGGGAGCACGCCGACATCGACCAGGCCAGGGCCATAAGCGAGAAGGTGGTCGACGGCTACGCGGACATGCTCGGCGAGGAACACCCGTACGTGGCGGGAACCCGCGCCAACCACGCCCTGATCCTGCGCAACGTGGGCGAACGCGACCAGGCCCACGCCCTCCTGGAACAGGCGCTCGCCGACATGACCCGGGCCGTGGGCGAGCACCACCCCTGGACCCTGGGCTGCGCGATCAACGCCTCCGCGCTGCGCAACCTGGTGGGCGACCCGGAGTCCGCGGCCGCGCTGACGGACGCCGTCGGCACGAGGGCCACCGAGGTGCTCGGCCGGCTCCACCCGCTGACCCTGTCCGCCCGGATCGCGCACGCCGCGGACCTGCGCGGCCTGCGCGAACGGCAGCGCGCGGACAAGGTCGAGACGGAGGCGCTGGAGGACCTGAGGGCGACCCTGGGCGACCAGCACGTCCACACCGTCTCGGCCCGCTCCCGCAACCGCCCGTACTGGGACTTCGAGCCGCAGATGATCTGA
- a CDS encoding CU044_2847 family protein yields the protein MAVVVGSAAPGEDGPIPVVVDIETFAADPEPAGADESFYSPEETRGGADAARRALSSAGDLYGDGLDLARRCAAQAMRRLGDLGEGMRPDEIELQVGITFEAGMAAVVKAGAEAQIQVTFRWQPGNEGRATAVATPS from the coding sequence ATGGCGGTCGTCGTCGGATCTGCGGCACCGGGGGAGGACGGCCCGATCCCGGTCGTCGTGGACATCGAAACCTTCGCGGCCGACCCGGAACCGGCCGGGGCCGACGAGTCCTTCTACAGCCCGGAGGAGACCCGGGGCGGCGCGGACGCCGCCCGGCGCGCCCTGAGCAGTGCCGGTGATCTGTACGGCGACGGGCTCGACCTGGCGCGACGTTGCGCCGCCCAGGCGATGCGCAGACTCGGCGACCTGGGCGAGGGGATGCGCCCCGACGAGATCGAACTCCAGGTCGGGATCACCTTCGAGGCCGGTATGGCGGCCGTGGTGAAGGCCGGCGCCGAAGCGCAGATCCAGGTCACCTTCCGCTGGCAGCCCGGCAACGAGGGACGGGCCACCGCCGTGGCCACTCCCTCATGA
- a CDS encoding AAA family ATPase, translating into MSGTPPPPAIPPGRMPILPYSRIVGQGELKLALELNFVSPRIGGVLIAGQRGTAKSTVVRAFALMSGGELPVTLPINATDDRVVGGWELDSLMRGVAKPQPGLLEEADGKGLLYIDEVNLLDDHLVNIILDVVSTGVLSIQREGIDVSRQLSFGLVGTMNPEEGSLRAQLLDRFGLMVSATELDLDERRRTITTVLAFEEELENEDSAWLRAAQEENDALRAALLAARDRLGDVGIDEDVSGLCAEAAQRVGAVGQRGDLLVARTARALAARDGDPRVGPDHVRRVLPLALRHRRPDSAHGAALVWGPDDDDRVADLFD; encoded by the coding sequence ATGAGCGGGACGCCACCCCCGCCCGCCATCCCGCCCGGCCGGATGCCGATCCTCCCGTACAGCCGGATCGTCGGACAGGGCGAACTCAAACTGGCCCTGGAACTCAACTTCGTCTCCCCGAGGATCGGCGGCGTGCTGATCGCCGGGCAGCGGGGCACCGCCAAGTCCACCGTCGTCCGCGCCTTCGCCCTCATGTCCGGCGGCGAACTGCCCGTCACCCTCCCGATCAACGCGACCGACGACCGGGTCGTCGGCGGCTGGGAGCTGGACTCGCTGATGCGGGGCGTGGCGAAGCCGCAGCCCGGACTGCTCGAAGAGGCCGACGGAAAAGGGCTGCTGTACATCGACGAGGTCAACCTGCTGGACGACCACCTCGTCAACATCATCCTGGACGTCGTCTCCACCGGTGTGCTGTCCATCCAGCGGGAGGGCATCGACGTGTCCAGACAGCTGTCGTTCGGACTGGTCGGCACCATGAACCCCGAGGAGGGCAGCCTGCGCGCCCAACTGCTCGACCGGTTCGGGCTGATGGTGTCGGCGACCGAACTGGACCTCGACGAACGCCGGCGGACGATCACGACCGTGCTCGCCTTCGAGGAGGAGCTGGAGAACGAGGACTCCGCCTGGCTGCGCGCCGCACAGGAGGAGAACGACGCCCTGCGCGCCGCGCTCCTGGCGGCGCGGGACCGGCTCGGGGACGTCGGGATCGACGAGGACGTGAGCGGGCTCTGCGCCGAAGCGGCGCAACGGGTCGGCGCGGTCGGGCAGCGCGGCGACCTCCTCGTGGCGAGGACCGCCCGCGCACTGGCCGCCCGGGACGGGGACCCACGGGTCGGCCCGGACCACGTCCGCCGGGTGCTGCCGCTCGCCCTGCGCCACCGCAGACCGGACTCCGCCCACGGCGCCGCCCTCGTCTGGGGGCCGGACGACGACGACCGCGTCGCCGACCTCTTCGACTGA
- a CDS encoding CHAT domain-containing protein: MGGESAGLRRLLENSVATGRRLARTPVPAGVRTGLRERLGLTEADADSRPPPHTARITVVPHHEGHVGVPAFGVSAWCEGIPRLPYTTGPTQLRPADIGLGNALGDGPAPSQLLRDIRHWSRNQRRLAAWINHARAVHGDELRITVHDDTGYEIPWEAFWLPADPANGLDEGLLGALVPVTRWLTIRSADLVLPEASVAATGDVLGYYFHAAPPARPHRDGVRRIHDMRADMTVFQGYAHRPHVTIDDFLDELDACPTDPVGLVYMAAHGTYDDRVDALTLAEVTWAEYDDRPMTVLDKDHSMVCLNACHSARFVRNTGLGETDLRGFTELFLRKGAGGCVVAAGQVGDSEARELIRQLVDTLAAEPWRPVADSLRLFRARALDEFGPLTNLPRARHEGRRNVDGQRPVLRLLYSLMFQYYGHPLSTLSLSGPRPGGTAHGEGDAR, encoded by the coding sequence ATGGGCGGTGAATCCGCGGGCCTGCGCCGCCTGTTGGAGAACTCCGTGGCCACCGGCCGACGCCTGGCCAGGACCCCCGTGCCCGCCGGGGTGCGCACCGGACTGCGCGAACGGCTCGGGCTCACGGAGGCCGACGCCGACAGCCGGCCCCCGCCGCACACCGCCCGGATCACGGTCGTCCCGCACCACGAAGGCCACGTCGGAGTCCCGGCGTTCGGGGTCAGCGCCTGGTGCGAAGGCATCCCCCGGCTCCCGTACACCACCGGACCCACCCAACTGCGCCCCGCCGACATCGGCCTGGGCAACGCGCTGGGCGACGGCCCCGCCCCCTCCCAACTGCTCCGCGACATCCGGCACTGGTCCCGCAATCAGCGACGGCTCGCCGCCTGGATCAACCACGCCCGCGCGGTGCACGGCGACGAGCTCCGGATCACCGTCCACGACGACACCGGCTACGAGATCCCCTGGGAGGCGTTCTGGCTGCCGGCCGACCCGGCGAACGGGCTGGACGAAGGGCTCCTCGGCGCCCTGGTCCCGGTCACCCGGTGGCTCACCATCCGCAGCGCCGACCTGGTGCTGCCCGAGGCGTCCGTGGCGGCTACGGGCGATGTGCTCGGCTACTACTTCCACGCCGCGCCCCCGGCCCGCCCGCACCGCGACGGAGTACGCCGCATCCATGACATGCGGGCCGACATGACGGTCTTCCAGGGATACGCACACCGCCCGCACGTGACGATCGACGACTTCCTCGACGAACTCGACGCGTGTCCGACCGATCCCGTCGGCCTCGTCTACATGGCGGCCCACGGCACCTACGACGACCGGGTCGACGCGCTCACCCTCGCCGAGGTGACCTGGGCCGAGTACGACGACCGCCCGATGACGGTGCTCGACAAGGACCACTCGATGGTCTGCCTCAACGCCTGCCACTCGGCCAGGTTCGTCCGCAACACCGGACTGGGGGAGACGGACCTGCGGGGTTTCACCGAACTCTTCCTCCGCAAGGGCGCCGGGGGCTGCGTCGTCGCGGCCGGACAGGTCGGCGACAGCGAGGCGCGCGAACTCATCCGGCAGCTCGTCGACACCCTGGCGGCCGAACCCTGGCGGCCGGTCGCCGACTCGCTGCGCCTGTTCCGGGCCCGCGCCCTGGACGAGTTCGGCCCCTTGACGAACCTGCCGCGCGCCCGGCACGAAGGACGGCGGAACGTGGACGGCCAGCGGCCCGTCCTGCGCCTGCTGTACAGCCTCATGTTCCAGTACTACGGGCATCCGCTCAGCACGCTCAGCCTGAGCGGCCCACGCCCCGGCGGGACGGCGCACGGGGAAGGGGACGCACGGTGA
- the fxsT gene encoding FxSxx-COOH system tetratricopeptide repeat protein, which translates to MNGDDPALLIEPVVSRPREAEAGCAYLVTVDLRGPLGPRGEEDPEAWPYQDEELTFTVALDGGRHFVCEVLDDPALVLHRYGGTYGPARFVVTAGPATGPAELWLTLTNQWGMPVRKAALPCRIVPSAEDGAQLPVPVAGYVPDRSAVPAPHGPAGWPEEDAADEAPDRATDGTADANRSTDTGTDTEDLAPLEAFPVPRTTPGPVDHVTISFAGFNRAWAVWIGDRLERRGVTVVQQRWDPPVEVPLKESLRDLTLSPGLVLAVLGDWYFRLGERGHEEWNRALREVVAPVPDRFAAVRVTTSALPGATSALGAADLTNVGAEEAERRLLVRLGLPTDPLPEAAEARPGPRYPADTPEVWGGVPRRNTRFTGRDELLATTYEALHGARPGAGVVTLHGMPGVGKTQLAAEYVHRFGSEYDVVWWVPADRRSLYRQKLAELASVLGLPTGAEYGERLRAVRDALRRGEPHSHWLLVLDGADEPEHIWDLVPTGPGHVLITSRNPGWSEHNSNLVEVPVYGREESVAFIQRRAPRLTPYESDRLAEALEDLPLLLDQTAGWLNDSDMSVEEYIGLLDGGNGQDVVKVSADFPQTFRTAWSILLNKLKETAPESVGLLRLCGFFAPHAIPLNLLHRVAWGTVGGLEALADPDVFDRALQQLLRYSVVRLEATTLPLGGTADPSGALHIHRMIHRMVRDELTVADHATCAAAARGALAAVARGRPSDVRAWPVYATLTPHLKWAEVLESTQPAVQDLVLDCLRHMYLSGEYGSGVRLAGPAMTSWRTLLGATHPRIWDLGHHYANLLRALGDYTTSACVEREAADYLEAERGGHDLAHLRAAGGLAADLRGLGRYDEALRLSTSIRDRYLDVLGQQDHRTLNADNNLAVSLRLLGRYGEALEQDWHTLDLRRSVLGGQAPATLYSELNCAIDLRLLGHHREAEEVLEQTVRGHLEAIGANNPQTLRARHNLALCRYSAGDAGAARSGLARVRRDCLRLLGEHHPLTLLITASAACAERRAGDPDRALTLHEQVVAGYRSMLGPEHPYTIGTEGNLGLMRWTLEERDTAGYEIERARSLMSRAVGPGHPWALGCAFNAVVVRARNGRTDEAHELVRANGPRATALLGTDHPLATAYRRAEEEPARAGHLEFWDFEPMIV; encoded by the coding sequence GTGAACGGCGACGATCCTGCCCTGCTCATCGAACCCGTCGTCAGCCGGCCCCGCGAGGCCGAGGCCGGCTGCGCTTACCTCGTCACCGTCGACCTGCGCGGTCCGCTCGGGCCGCGGGGCGAGGAGGACCCGGAAGCCTGGCCGTACCAGGACGAGGAGCTGACCTTCACCGTCGCACTGGACGGGGGACGGCACTTCGTCTGCGAGGTGCTCGACGACCCCGCCCTCGTGCTGCACCGCTACGGGGGTACGTACGGCCCGGCCCGGTTCGTCGTCACGGCGGGCCCGGCCACCGGGCCCGCCGAACTGTGGCTGACCCTCACCAACCAGTGGGGGATGCCGGTCCGCAAGGCCGCCCTGCCCTGCCGGATCGTCCCGTCGGCGGAGGACGGTGCGCAGCTGCCGGTTCCGGTCGCCGGATACGTACCCGACCGGTCGGCCGTCCCCGCGCCGCACGGACCGGCCGGGTGGCCGGAGGAGGACGCGGCGGACGAGGCGCCGGACAGGGCGACGGACGGGACGGCGGATGCGAACCGGTCCACGGACACCGGGACGGACACCGAAGACCTCGCGCCCCTCGAAGCGTTCCCGGTCCCGCGCACCACACCGGGCCCGGTGGACCACGTCACGATCAGTTTCGCCGGTTTCAACCGTGCCTGGGCGGTGTGGATCGGGGACCGGCTGGAGCGGCGCGGGGTGACGGTCGTCCAGCAGCGCTGGGACCCGCCGGTGGAGGTGCCGCTGAAGGAGTCGCTGCGCGATCTGACGCTCTCTCCGGGACTGGTCCTCGCGGTCCTCGGGGACTGGTACTTCCGGCTCGGCGAGCGCGGCCACGAGGAGTGGAACAGGGCGCTGCGCGAGGTCGTCGCCCCCGTCCCCGACCGCTTCGCCGCCGTGCGCGTCACCACCTCCGCCCTGCCCGGCGCCACCTCGGCCCTCGGCGCGGCCGACCTGACCAACGTCGGTGCCGAGGAGGCCGAGCGCCGGCTCCTGGTCCGGCTGGGCCTGCCCACCGACCCGCTGCCCGAGGCGGCCGAGGCCCGGCCGGGGCCCCGGTATCCGGCCGACACCCCCGAGGTGTGGGGCGGGGTCCCGCGCCGCAACACCCGGTTCACCGGCCGCGACGAGCTGCTCGCCACGACGTACGAGGCACTGCACGGGGCCCGCCCCGGCGCTGGTGTCGTGACCCTGCACGGCATGCCGGGCGTGGGCAAGACGCAGCTGGCGGCGGAGTACGTCCACCGGTTCGGCTCCGAGTACGACGTCGTGTGGTGGGTACCGGCCGACCGCCGGTCCCTCTACCGGCAGAAGCTGGCCGAGCTGGCATCCGTACTGGGCCTGCCCACGGGGGCCGAGTACGGGGAGCGGCTGCGGGCGGTGCGCGACGCGCTGCGCCGCGGCGAACCGCACTCCCACTGGCTCCTGGTCCTGGACGGCGCGGACGAACCCGAGCACATCTGGGACCTGGTCCCCACCGGTCCCGGGCACGTGCTGATCACCTCCCGCAACCCGGGCTGGAGCGAGCACAACAGCAACCTCGTCGAGGTCCCGGTCTACGGACGTGAGGAGTCGGTCGCCTTCATCCAACGTCGGGCACCGCGCCTGACCCCGTACGAATCCGACCGGCTCGCCGAGGCCCTCGAAGACCTCCCGCTGCTCCTCGACCAGACCGCCGGCTGGCTCAACGACTCCGACATGTCCGTCGAGGAGTACATCGGACTTCTCGACGGCGGTAACGGCCAGGACGTCGTCAAGGTCTCCGCCGACTTCCCGCAGACCTTCCGGACCGCCTGGTCGATCCTGCTGAACAAGCTCAAGGAGACCGCCCCGGAGTCCGTCGGCCTGCTGCGGCTGTGCGGCTTCTTCGCCCCCCATGCCATCCCGCTGAACCTGCTGCACCGGGTCGCCTGGGGCACCGTCGGCGGCCTGGAGGCGCTCGCGGACCCCGACGTGTTCGACCGTGCGCTCCAGCAGTTGCTGCGCTACTCGGTCGTCAGGCTGGAGGCCACGACCCTCCCGCTCGGGGGAACGGCGGACCCGTCCGGGGCCCTCCACATCCACCGCATGATCCACCGCATGGTGCGGGACGAACTGACGGTGGCCGACCACGCGACCTGTGCCGCGGCGGCCCGCGGTGCGCTGGCCGCCGTCGCCAGGGGCCGGCCCTCCGACGTCCGGGCGTGGCCCGTGTACGCCACGCTCACCCCGCACCTGAAATGGGCGGAGGTGCTGGAGAGCACCCAACCCGCGGTGCAGGACCTCGTCCTGGACTGCCTGCGCCACATGTACCTCTCCGGCGAGTACGGCAGCGGCGTCCGGCTCGCCGGACCGGCCATGACCTCCTGGCGGACCCTGCTCGGCGCGACCCACCCCAGGATCTGGGACCTCGGCCACCACTACGCCAATCTGCTCCGCGCCCTGGGCGACTACACGACAAGCGCATGCGTGGAGCGCGAGGCGGCCGACTACCTGGAGGCCGAACGCGGCGGGCACGACCTGGCGCACCTGCGCGCCGCCGGCGGTCTCGCCGCCGATCTGCGGGGCCTGGGCCGGTACGACGAGGCGCTGCGGCTCTCCACCTCGATCCGGGACCGCTACCTCGACGTCCTCGGCCAACAGGACCACCGCACCCTGAACGCGGACAACAACCTCGCGGTGTCGCTGCGGTTGCTGGGCCGCTACGGCGAGGCGCTGGAACAGGACTGGCACACCCTGGACCTGCGGCGTTCCGTGCTGGGCGGGCAGGCCCCCGCAACCTTGTACTCGGAACTCAACTGCGCCATCGACCTGCGGCTGCTGGGACACCACCGCGAGGCCGAGGAGGTCCTGGAACAGACGGTCCGCGGGCACCTGGAGGCGATCGGCGCCAACAACCCGCAGACCCTGCGCGCCCGGCACAACCTCGCCCTGTGCCGGTACTCCGCGGGTGATGCGGGCGCCGCCCGGTCCGGCCTCGCCCGGGTCCGGCGGGACTGCCTGCGGCTCCTCGGCGAGCACCACCCGCTCACCCTGCTGATCACGGCGAGCGCGGCCTGCGCGGAGCGGCGGGCGGGGGACCCGGACCGGGCGCTGACGCTGCACGAGCAGGTGGTGGCGGGCTACCGGTCGATGCTGGGTCCCGAACACCCGTACACCATCGGGACGGAGGGGAACCTCGGGCTGATGCGCTGGACGCTGGAGGAGCGGGACACCGCCGGTTACGAGATCGAGCGGGCCCGCTCCCTGATGTCCCGCGCGGTGGGCCCCGGGCATCCCTGGGCGCTCGGCTGCGCGTTCAACGCGGTGGTCGTCCGGGCCCGGAACGGGCGGACCGACGAGGCGCACGAGCTGGTCCGGGCGAACGGCCCGCGGGCGACGGCCCTGTTGGGGACGGACCACCCGCTCGCCACGGCCTACCGGCGGGCGGAGGAGGAACCGGCGCGTGCCGGGCACCTGGAGTTCTGGGACTTCGAGCCCATGATCGTCTGA